In Salvelinus namaycush isolate Seneca chromosome 15, SaNama_1.0, whole genome shotgun sequence, a genomic segment contains:
- the LOC120060263 gene encoding protein L-Myc-1b-like yields MLGINSRVSRCDSWEMEYDRYQHYFLDDLDKEEDFYKSTAPSEDIWKKFELLPTPPMSPTRTLGGNIHVTPGDKFGWLSKVLGQDEEYEGPDTEELFGNMSSIIIQDCMWSSFSASQHLEKVNGRLSAAAQARLSPPAPQNFETVSKAQCTLLIPPDAPLPSTVAECVDPASVLTFPAISCRKPASSGSESRSDSSDDDDDDDDDEIDVVTVESKQSRARLLGSRKAVTVTVRADPCPQRFHMSVHQQQHNYAAPSPESDPEDEEPQSKRFCPDSSHHQQPDSPASISPQGSSADSPQSSDAEDTDRRKNHNFLERKRRNDLRSRFLALRDEIPGLVESAKTPKVAILTQATEYLLQLHSREKHQAQERKRLKARQQQLLQRLATLKRSLG; encoded by the exons ATGCTTGGAATAAACTCCAGAGTATCACGCTGTGACAGTTGGGAGATGGAGTACGACCGCTATCAGCACTATTTCTTAGATGACCTTGACAAAGAGGAGGACTTCTACAAGTCAACCGCACCAAGTGAGGACATATGGAAGAAGTTTGAGCTATTGCCCACCCCTCCCATGTCTCCCACCAGGACATTAGGTGGTAACATACACGTTACCCCGGGAGACAAGTTCGGCTGGCTGTCCAAGGTCTTGGGTCAGGATGAGGAGTACGAGGGACCTGACACCGAGGAGCTTTTTGGGAACATGAGTTCCATTATTATCCAGGACTGCATGTGGAGTAGTTTCTCAGCCAGTCAGCACTTGGAGAAAGTCAACGGGCGCCTGTCAGCTGCAGCCCAGGCTCGTCTCTCTCCACCAGCACCCCAGAACTTTGAGACTGTGAGCAAAGCACAGTGCACCCTACTGATCCCACCTGATGCGCCACTGCCCAGCACCGTGGCAGAATGCGTTGACCCAGCGTCTGTGCTCACCTTCCCAGCCATCAGCTGTAGGAAACCGGCATCATCGGGCTCTGAGTCTCGCTCTGATTCCTCTG atgatgatgatgatgatgatgatgatgagattGATGTGGTGACTGTGGAAAGCAAGCAGAGCCGAGCCCGACTGTTGGGAAGCCGTAAGGCTGTGACCGTCACTGTCCGCGCTGACCCCTGCCCACAGCGTTTCCACATGTCTGTCCACCAGCAGCAGCACAACTATGCAGCCCCTTCCCCTGAAagcgacccggaggacgaggaaCCACAGAGTAAACGGTTCTGTCCAGACTCCAGCCACCACCAGCAGCCAGACTCCCCAGCCTCCATCTCCCCACAAGGGTCCTCTGCAGACAGCCCCCAGAGCTCTGACGCTGAGGACACTGACCGCCGGAAGAACCACAACTTCCTGGAGCGGAAGAGGCGGAACGACCTTCGCTCCCGCTTCCTGGCCCTGCGGGATGAGATCCCGGGCCTGGTAGAGTCAGCCAAGACCCCCAAGGTGGCCATCCTGACCCAGGCAACAGAGTACCTTCTCCAGCTGCACAGCAGAGAGAAGCACCAGGCCCAGGAGAGGAAACGCCTCAAAGCGCGCCAGCAGCAGCTCCTCCAGAGGCTAGCCACCCTCAAACGATCCTTAGGATAG